Proteins from a single region of bacterium:
- a CDS encoding nucleotidyltransferase domain-containing protein, with translation MGDEKVKKLNHKKSFDYLNKREKKIIRAFVKELREKFGENILSIRLFGSKVRGDFAKDSDIDVLLVFQVKSVKVRDKVYDILFGIDPDYELKISPGIMSLYEYQKNEELHSPFIENVEKEGIKL, from the coding sequence ATGGGTGATGAAAAGGTTAAAAAACTAAATCATAAAAAATCATTTGATTATTTAAATAAAAGAGAAAAGAAAATTATAAGGGCATTTGTGAAAGAATTAAGAGAAAAATTTGGAGAGAATATTCTCTCTATTCGACTATTTGGGTCAAAGGTAAGGGGTGATTTTGCCAAAGACTCTGATATAGATGTTCTGTTAGTCTTTCAGGTAAAATCAGTAAAAGTAAGAGATAAAGTATATGATATTTTATTTGGTATAGATCCTGACTACGAGTTGAAGATTTCTCCAGGAATTATGTCACTTTATGAATATCAAAAGAATGAAGAACTACACTCGCCCTTTATTGAAAATGTAGAAAAAGAGGGGATAAAATTATGA
- a CDS encoding HEPN domain-containing protein gives MNEALCEYRIQNAKEKLAAAKVLYENGHYKDSISRSYYAMFSSARALLATKGLDSSKHSGVISLFNQHFVKTEIVDKTSGKKLAIAKDMREDGDYKDFMIVSREEAEMQINEAEKIIEEIEKVLNELKRKKI, from the coding sequence ATGAATGAAGCACTCTGCGAATACAGGATACAAAATGCTAAAGAAAAATTAGCAGCGGCAAAGGTTCTTTATGAAAATGGTCATTATAAAGATTCTATCTCTCGTTCTTATTATGCTATGTTTTCATCTGCCAGAGCGTTACTTGCTACTAAAGGGCTTGATAGTAGTAAACATTCAGGGGTTATCTCTTTATTCAACCAACACTTTGTAAAAACAGAGATAGTAGATAAAACATCAGGAAAAAAATTAGCTATAGCTAAGGATATGCGCGAGGATGGTGATTATAAAGATTTTATGATTGTTTCAAGGGAAGAGGCAGAAATGCAGATTAACGAGGCAGAGAAGATTATTGAAGAAATAGAGAAGGTACTTAACGAATTGAAACGAAAGAAGATATAA
- a CDS encoding nucleotidyltransferase domain-containing protein — MLDMLQEIKQKAVNEFKDFLLDNYSNRIELIELFGSKARGDGDKESDIDLLIVVDKEDRRFDDQICEMMTELSLEYNTLVSPVVFEKEEFELEKRVRTAIIRDIERDGILIWKAT; from the coding sequence ATGTTAGATATGTTACAAGAAATAAAACAAAAAGCTGTAAATGAATTTAAAGATTTTTTGTTAGATAATTATTCAAATAGAATCGAGTTGATCGAACTTTTTGGCTCAAAAGCAAGAGGAGATGGAGATAAAGAATCAGATATTGACCTTCTAATAGTAGTCGATAAGGAGGATAGGAGATTTGATGATCAAATATGTGAGATGATGACAGAACTATCTCTTGAGTATAATACTTTAGTTTCACCAGTAGTTTTTGAGAAAGAGGAGTTTGAATTGGAGAAGAGAGTAAGAACAGCCATAATTCGAGATATTGAGAGGGATGGAATATTGATATGGAAAGCAACTTGA